CAAACGACATAGAAAAATAGGAATAGTATTAAAGCACTTGAGGCTGAGCCTGTAAGAGAGAGCGATAAACCAAATGCCTGTGGAATAAAGAAACCACCAAACGCGCCAATGGCAGATATAAATCCTAATGCTGCTGCTGTATCCGTTCCGGATTTACGCGCGATGACTTCCTCATCCAAACCAGCCATTTTCGCTTGTTGCGTGACAATACGGCGAAACAACACCGCTATCATTTGAAATGTTGAGCCGCTACCAATACCTGCACAAGCAAATAATCCCATGAAGATAATAAGGAAGAGAACAAAGCTACCTGACGTACTTTCCGATGGAGTGGTAAAGAAGATAAGAATTGTTAATAACGCCATTAGAACAAAATTTAAAAACGTTACTTTTATGCCACCAAATTTATCTGACCAAGCCCCACCAACAGGTCGCATAAGCGCACCAATGAGTGGACCGATAAACGCAAATTTCAAAACATCAACGTCGGGGAATTGAGTTTGAGACAACATAGCAAAACCAGCAGAAAAGCCGATAAAAGAACCGAATGCTGAGAGATACAATAAACTCATCAGCCATAAGTGCCCTTGCCTAAGCACTTTGACCTGCTCCTTGAACGAAGCTTTTGCGCTTTCTATATCGTTCATTCCAAACCAAGAAATAACACTAAGAAGCACAATAAACGGGACCCAAACCCAAGCAGCGTTTTGTAGTTGTAGTCCTTCAGATTGCGAATTAAACCATTGAACAGAAATAGCGATAGGAACCACCAGTTGCATTACACTCACACCTAGGTTTCCAAGTCCTCCGTTTAATCCAAGCGCACTTCCCTGCATTTCCTTTGGGTAAAAGAAACTGATATTGGCCATACTCGACGCAAAGTTTGCACCGCCTAAACCGCATAACAATGCAATCATAACGAACGTGGAGTACGAAGTGTGAGGATTACTGATGGCGATTCCTAGCCAAACCATTGGTACAACAAGCACCAGTGTACTGAATGCAGTCCAACGTCTACCGCCAAATATTGAAATTGTAAAAGAATAAGGAATGCGACCGATAGCTCCTGACACAGAGGGCAAGGCTGTTAGTAAAAAAAGCTGCTCAGTAGTAAATGAAAAACCGACTTTAGGCAGATTAACTGCAACAGCACTAAAGATCATCCAAACACAAAAAGACAATAGTAGGCAGGGAATCGAAA
This Vibrio navarrensis DNA region includes the following protein-coding sequences:
- a CDS encoding NarK family nitrate/nitrite MFS transporter, with translation MSINIDTKGMESSGRVSAHSIKQWFPEDRQFWLSQGQYIAKRNLWISIPCLLLSFCVWMIFSAVAVNLPKVGFSFTTEQLFLLTALPSVSGAIGRIPYSFTISIFGGRRWTAFSTLVLVVPMVWLGIAISNPHTSYSTFVMIALLCGLGGANFASSMANISFFYPKEMQGSALGLNGGLGNLGVSVMQLVVPIAISVQWFNSQSEGLQLQNAAWVWVPFIVLLSVISWFGMNDIESAKASFKEQVKVLRQGHLWLMSLLYLSAFGSFIGFSAGFAMLSQTQFPDVDVLKFAFIGPLIGALMRPVGGAWSDKFGGIKVTFLNFVLMALLTILIFFTTPSESTSGSFVLFLIIFMGLFACAGIGSGSTFQMIAVLFRRIVTQQAKMAGLDEEVIARKSGTDTAAALGFISAIGAFGGFFIPQAFGLSLSLTGSASSALILFLFFYVVCSIITWFVYGRNIENGYATKK